A portion of the Edaphobacter lichenicola genome contains these proteins:
- a CDS encoding DUF4082 domain-containing protein has protein sequence MPYRNPSSQSAGRVVPTLALTFTLSSSIREAQRLWPAKRRSLLGRGLSALLLMLACGVMSSATANAQTTLFSATSVPLTIDHGNPDPTEVGVKFKSDSTGYITGVRFYKASKNVGIHHGHIWSVSGTLLGSAEFTNETASGWQQVKFATPVHITANTVYIASYWAPSGHFSMDPNYFASKGVNNAPLHALQNGVNGGNGVYIHASKSNFPNANYESSNFWVDVIFSTQTTAADPQLKVSATTMNFGSIAVGSSTTASITLTSSGTSPLTISSGAVSGTGFSLTAGTFPTTLNPNSSMTLQVEFKPTASGAKTGKLTIGSNSTTGSSSVVTLSGTGGAANPELKVSATTLAFGSVAVNTATTGSVTLTSSGTSAVTVNSASISGTGFSIVGGTFPVTLNPNQTLAVKLQFKPTASGSDSGKLTVSSNSTSGSPATVTLSGTGTATDERVDLSWSAPNSSSDPVAGYDIYRAVGSGAFQLINSGIDTKTTYVDTSVVAGKTYNYLVKSVDKSGVESTGSNEISVAVP, from the coding sequence GTGCCCTATCGCAATCCTTCTTCCCAATCCGCGGGTCGTGTTGTACCTACTTTAGCTCTCACCTTCACCCTCTCGTCTTCCATACGAGAGGCACAGCGTCTCTGGCCTGCAAAGAGACGCTCCCTGCTTGGCAGAGGGCTTAGTGCTCTTCTTCTGATGCTGGCCTGTGGCGTGATGTCTTCCGCCACCGCTAACGCACAGACCACACTCTTCTCAGCGACATCAGTGCCTTTGACGATCGACCACGGTAATCCCGATCCGACTGAGGTTGGAGTCAAGTTCAAATCTGACAGCACCGGCTACATCACCGGGGTGCGTTTTTATAAAGCAAGCAAAAACGTAGGCATTCACCATGGGCATATCTGGTCTGTATCCGGGACCCTCTTGGGAAGTGCGGAGTTTACGAACGAAACTGCGTCAGGGTGGCAGCAGGTAAAATTTGCAACGCCCGTCCATATAACCGCAAACACTGTCTATATCGCCTCTTACTGGGCGCCCTCGGGTCACTTTTCCATGGACCCGAATTACTTCGCGTCGAAGGGGGTAAATAATGCTCCCCTCCACGCGCTGCAGAATGGTGTCAACGGCGGAAATGGCGTCTATATTCACGCATCAAAAAGCAACTTCCCCAATGCCAACTACGAGTCGTCGAACTTCTGGGTCGATGTCATCTTCTCAACACAAACAACTGCAGCTGATCCTCAGCTCAAGGTGAGTGCCACAACAATGAACTTTGGCAGCATTGCCGTCGGTTCATCGACGACAGCTTCCATAACGCTTACCTCTTCGGGCACATCTCCTTTGACAATAAGCTCGGGTGCGGTAAGCGGCACCGGCTTCAGCCTCACCGCAGGCACCTTCCCCACGACTTTGAATCCAAACTCATCGATGACCCTGCAGGTTGAGTTCAAGCCCACCGCATCCGGTGCGAAAACTGGAAAGCTCACCATCGGCAGTAACTCGACCACTGGCAGCTCATCGGTCGTGACTCTCAGCGGTACCGGCGGTGCCGCCAATCCGGAGCTCAAAGTAAGTGCCACAACTCTCGCCTTCGGTAGCGTTGCCGTCAATACTGCGACAACTGGATCAGTAACCCTTACCTCTTCGGGTACCTCCGCGGTCACGGTAAATTCAGCTTCCATCAGCGGCACGGGTTTTTCCATCGTCGGTGGCACCTTCCCTGTTACGTTGAACCCAAATCAAACGCTGGCCGTCAAGCTTCAATTCAAGCCGACCGCATCTGGATCAGACAGCGGAAAGCTAACCGTCAGCAGCAACTCAACCTCCGGTAGCCCCGCGACCGTGACTCTCAGCGGTACAGGCACGGCAACAGACGAGCGGGTTGACCTCAGTTGGAGTGCACCAAACAGTTCATCGGACCCAGTTGCTGGATACGACATCTACCGGGCCGTGGGCAGTGGAGCCTTCCAACTCATCAATTCAGGAATCGATACGAAGACGACCTACGTCGATACCTCAGTCGTAGCGGGTAAAACCTATAACTACCTCGTGAAGAGCGTCGACAAGAGTGGTGTAGAAAGTACCGGTTCGAACGAGATCTCGGTGGCGGTCCCATAA
- a CDS encoding GDSL-type esterase/lipase family protein — protein sequence MAKGPGLRAMQKVVRSGAVLALGLSTGLVACGSGVTISPAAVAAEKVFDSQLNSSTVFIGDSITAHWPLPIHNDGVPGQDTRGMLAGFQANVLQHGYKRVVILGGTNDIWFNYEGLSDTIAHIAAMGAMAQAAGIEVVLCTIPPLNSGGVDRTKPVTMANDAIRELARQQGYRLVDYYGAMLNNPQFFLDGVHPNQFGYDVMHATLSLVLAGDATTP from the coding sequence GTGGCAAAGGGACCTGGTTTAAGGGCAATGCAGAAGGTTGTGAGGTCGGGTGCAGTTCTGGCTCTTGGTCTGTCTACGGGTCTGGTCGCCTGTGGCTCAGGCGTCACGATCTCACCGGCTGCGGTCGCTGCCGAAAAAGTCTTCGACAGTCAGCTGAACAGCAGTACGGTGTTCATCGGCGATTCGATCACGGCGCACTGGCCGCTGCCCATTCATAATGATGGGGTTCCCGGACAGGATACGCGTGGGATGCTGGCGGGGTTTCAGGCCAATGTTCTGCAGCATGGCTATAAGCGGGTCGTGATTCTAGGCGGGACCAACGACATCTGGTTCAACTACGAGGGACTGTCGGATACGATTGCGCATATCGCGGCGATGGGGGCGATGGCGCAGGCAGCTGGCATAGAGGTGGTGCTGTGTACGATACCACCGCTGAATTCCGGCGGGGTAGATCGCACCAAGCCGGTGACGATGGCGAACGACGCGATCCGAGAGCTCGCCCGGCAGCAGGGATATCGGCTGGTCGACTACTACGGGGCCATGTTGAACAATCCGCAGTTCTTCCTGGATGGAGTTCACCCGAACCAGTTCGGATATGACGTGATGCACGCCACGTTGTCGCTGGTCTTAGCTGGTGATGCGACTACGCCGTAG